In one Carettochelys insculpta isolate YL-2023 chromosome 6, ASM3395843v1, whole genome shotgun sequence genomic region, the following are encoded:
- the SERPING1 gene encoding plasma protease C1 inhibitor, which yields MGESPLLPPALLCAQNAWLHLDTDPECGEQVGLWAWGQRQEAGFVTMKTQLILVWLVTLASVSPSSTDDVTGDRGAPRTQEGLGQAEGKGAENGGEKKVEETQQGLAQEESAGCRAASPAAEGGWQGLCAAAQPGMGRVPEGLVQEVRGTKELGTELATEANKTDNELDTEPAKETDKEPAREPDKESEKESAKEPATESAVKPLGESAKDLDKEPDEEPAKDPTTESAMEPLGESAMEPLGESAMELAQEPANLTTSEPTTAPTTQATTAPTTTPPRCPPSDPWATCGNDALDESHRVAAALTEFSVKLYSSVAKVQGTSSNMVFSPLSVALGLSQLLLGARDETKTRLESILSYPSDLVCVHAPLRQLLKSEAFVSGSQLFFRQGLSLNKAFCKQSEKFYGAVPTSLTGNETLDLHNINKWVSEVTKGKIKKLLKELEPDVQLVLLNAIYLQAKWKTTFKRKNTVQEKFYRPGKDPIEVPMMTSKKYPLAFFNDPSLEAKVGRLQLSHNMSLVIIMPESLSQTLAQVEQKLTKETFSAVMKKLMSSTFKSTVVSLPKFKLDSSQNLMDILGEMDYGIFFYANLCGISEVEDLAVTGAQHRAVLELNEEGVEAAAATAFSVARNAWFFEVHQPFLFVLWNDDHGFPVFMGHVSDPHM from the exons aTGGGTGagtcccctctgctccccccagccctgttgtGTGCCCAGAATGCCTGGCTGCATTTGGACACTGATCCAGAGTGCGGAGAGCAGGTGGGACTGTGGGCCTGGGGTCAGAGGCAGGaagcag GGTTTGTCACTATGAAGACCCAGCTGATCCTGGTGTGGCTGGTGACGTTGGCAAGCGTGAGTCCATCGTCCACAGAT GACgtgactggtgacagaggagccCCACGGACCCAGGAAGGCCTCGGACAAgctgaggggaagggagcagagaatgggggagagaagaaggtggaggagACCCAGCAGGGACTGGCGCAGGAGGAATCCGCAGgctgcagagctgcctcccctgCGGCAGAGGGAGGATGGCAGGgcctgtgtgctgctgcccagcctggcatGGGAAGGGTCCCTGAGGGACTTGTGCAGGAAGTCAGGGGCACCAAGGAGCTGGGCACAGAGCTAGCCACGGAGGCAAACAAAACAGACAATGAGCTGGACACGGAGCCAGCCAAGGAGACGGACAAGGAGCCAGCCAGGGAGCCGGACAAGGAGTCGGAGAAGGAGTCAGCCAAGGAGCCAGCCACAGAGTCAGCTGTGAAGCCACTGGGGGAGTCAGCCAAGGATCTGGACAAGGAGCCGGACGAGGAGCCAGCCAAGGACCCAACCACGGAGTCAGCCATGGAGCCCCTGGGGGAGTCAGCCATGGAGCCCCTGGGGGAGTCAGCCATGGAGCTAGCCCAAGAGCCAGCCAACCTGACAACCAGCGAACCCACCACTGCACCCACCACGCAGGCCACTACAGCACCCACCACAACGCCACCGCGGTGCCCACCCAGTGATCCCTGGGCCACCTGTGGGAATGACGCCCTGGATGAGAgccacagggtggcagcagcactgactgagTTCTCGGTGAAGTTGTATTCCAGTGTGGCCAAGGTTCAGGGCACCAGCTCCAACATGGTCTTCTCACCCCTCAGCGTGGCCCTGGGGCTTTCACAGCTCTTGCTGG GGGCCCGGGACGAGACCAAAACGCGCCTGGAATCCATCCTCTCCTACCCCTCAGACCTCGTCTGTGTCCACGCTCCGCTGCGGCAGCTCCTCAAATCCGAGGCCTTtgtctctggctcccagctcttctTCCGCCAAG gccTGTCCCTGAACAAAGCCTTCTGCAAGCAGTCGGAGAAGTTCTATGGTGCTGTGCCCACGAGTCTCACTGGCAACGAGACCCTTGACCTGCATAACATCAACAAGTGGGTGAGCGAGGTGACCAAGGGCAAGATCAAGAAGCTGTTGAAAGAGCTGGAACCGGACGTCCAGCTGGTGCTGCTCAACGCCATCTATTTGCAAG CCAAGTGGAAGACAACCTTTAAGAGAAAGAACACAGTGCAGGAGAAGTTCTACCGCCCGGGCAAGGACCCTATCGAGGTGCCCATGATGACCAGCAAGAAGTACCCACTGGCCTTCTTCAATGACCCCAGCCTGGAAGCCAAG GTTGGCCGGCTGCAGCTGTCCCACAACATGAGCCTGGTCATCATTATGCCTGAGAGCCTGTCCCAGACACTCGCCCAGGTGGAGCAGAAGCTGACCAAAGAGACCTTCTCTGCGGTGATGAAGAAGCTAATGAGCTCCACCTTCAAGTCCACCGTGGTCAGCCTGCCCAAGTTCAAGCTGGACAGCTCCCAGAACCTCATGGACATCCTGGGAGAGATGG ACTATGGCATTTTCTTCTACGCCAACTTGTGCGGCATCTCGGAGGTGGAGGACCTGGCGGTGACGGGCGCCCAGCACCGCGCTGTGCTGGAGCTGAACGAGGAAGGGGTGGAGGCTGCGGCTGCCACGGCCTTCTCCGTGGCCCGTAACGCCTGGTTCTTTGAAGTGCATcagcccttcctcttcgtgctgTGGAACGATGACCATGGCTTCCCTGTCTTCATGGGCCACGTCAGCGACCCCCACATGTGA
- the UBE2L6 gene encoding ubiquitin/ISG15-conjugating enzyme E2 L6 has protein sequence MAASRRVGKELDDLKRSGSRCLKDIEVDDTNVLLWKGLLLPDNPPYNKGAFRIEISFPAEYPFKPPKVTFKTKIYHPNVDEKGQVCLPIISAENWKPATKTDQVIQALIALVNEPEPEHPLRADLAEEFTHDRKQFLRNAEDHTRQFSEKRPCE, from the exons ATGGCGGCGAGCAGGAGAGTGGGGAAG gagctggacgACTTGAAGAGGTCTGGGTCCCGCTGCCTGAAGGACATTGAGGTGGACGACACCAATGTTCTTCTGTGGAAGGGGCTCCTGTTGCCG GACAACCCTCCCTACAACAAAGGTGCTTTCCGAATCGAGATCAGCTTCCCAGCTGAGTACCCCTTCAAGCCCCCCAAGGTCACCTTCAAAACGAAGATCTACCACCCCAACGTGGACGAGAAGGGGCAGGTCTGCCTGCCCATCATCAGCGCCGAGAACTGGAAACCCGCCACCAAGACAGATCAAG TGATCCAGGCCCTGATCGCCCTGGTGAACGAGCCCGAGCCGGAGCACCCGCTGCGCGCCGACCTGGCCGAGGAGTTCACCCACGACCGCAAGCAGTTCCTGCGCAACGCCGAGGATCACACCCGCCAGTTCAGCGAGAAGCGGCCCTGCGAGTGA